The following proteins are co-located in the Mycolicibacterium goodii genome:
- a CDS encoding glycosyltransferase, protein MIREIDWKHEHFTAAVTTGAAVGLAALVAARSHHVPSYYFESVSRVNGPSLTGKLASLDPYIRTSCQYQHWAGRRWKYRRSLFDSYETLPKARVDNPRLFVTLGTIYPYRFDSLVDAILCTGLADDRTVWQLGTTSRDGLPGRAVSQMRAAKFEECVRDADVVVTHAGVGTIMHLLEMGVFPVVVPRRAKRHEHIDDHQVQIASLLKSREISAVTEADELCRDAIVAATQTSVRSASGLGSGRDHRRGPLTASSEIPAIRRTEIS, encoded by the coding sequence ATGATCAGGGAGATCGACTGGAAACATGAGCACTTCACCGCGGCCGTGACGACGGGCGCGGCGGTCGGTCTGGCGGCGCTCGTCGCGGCGCGGTCACACCACGTACCGTCGTACTACTTCGAGTCCGTGTCCCGCGTGAACGGGCCGTCGCTCACCGGCAAGCTGGCCAGCCTCGATCCCTACATCCGGACCAGCTGCCAGTATCAACATTGGGCGGGACGCCGATGGAAATACCGGCGATCGCTGTTCGACAGCTACGAGACACTGCCGAAGGCACGGGTCGACAACCCACGCCTGTTCGTGACGCTCGGCACCATCTATCCCTATCGGTTCGATTCTCTTGTCGATGCGATCCTGTGCACCGGCCTCGCCGACGATCGGACGGTCTGGCAACTCGGAACCACGTCGCGCGACGGACTGCCCGGGCGGGCGGTGTCGCAGATGCGTGCGGCGAAATTCGAAGAGTGCGTGCGGGATGCCGATGTCGTCGTCACCCACGCCGGCGTCGGGACGATCATGCACCTGCTGGAGATGGGGGTGTTCCCGGTGGTGGTTCCGCGCCGCGCCAAACGGCACGAACACATCGACGACCATCAGGTCCAGATCGCCTCGTTGCTCAAGAGCCGGGAGATATCGGCGGTGACAGAAGCCGACGAGTTGTGCCGTGACGCGATCGTCGCGGCGACGCAAACTTCGGTGCGTAGTGCATCGGGGCTCGGGTCAGGACGTGACCACCGGCGCGGTCCGCTCACAGCGAGCAGTGAAATTCCCGCAATCCGACGAACGGAGATCTCATGA